In the Panthera leo isolate Ple1 chromosome C2, P.leo_Ple1_pat1.1, whole genome shotgun sequence genome, attgtgaagtattttattctttttaatgctattgtaagcagatttgttttcttaatttcatattcagattgttcattgctagtatatagaaataaacttgatttttgtatatagatCTTGTATaatgcaaccttgctgaacttgtttattaattctaatagtgtgtgtgtgtgtgtgtgtgtgtgaatattacTGAATGTCCCATCCTCTGGagcacttaacacagtgcctaATCTTAACTAATATTCAatccatttgtatttcttgagagcttgtttggaggttctagcagctACTCATATACCCTTGACCAAAGAACAGTCCTTCTGTATCAGGGAAGGTTGTCCTCTTCAACCAAGAATGCGGCTTCTATTGGTATTCCTTGAATTGATCTCTTTAAATGCCCCATTGCCACAGAAGCCTCTCATTTACTGAGTATTTTCCAGTTCCCAACATCACTGAAtcattctttctctgcttcactCTTATCTGCAGGCTTGGGAACAATGGGCCGAGGCATTGTCATTTCTTTTGCAAAGGCCAAGATCCCTGTGATTGCTGTAGAATTGGACAAGAAGCAGCTAGAGACTGCCGATGGGATAATAACCTCCGCTTTGGAAAAGGAAACATGCAAAATGCAGCATAGCAGCCACCATTGGTCAGGACCAAAACCCAGGTTAACTACGTCTATGAAAGAGCTTGGTGGTGTAGATTTAGTCATTGAAGCAGTATTTGAGGAAATTAACTTGAAGAAGCAAGTCTTTGCTGAATTGTCAGCTGTGTGCAAGCCAGAAACTTTTTTGTGCACCAATACTTCAGCCCTGGACATTGATGAAATTGCTTCTTCCACTGATCGCCCTCACTTGGTCATTGGCACTCACTTCTTCTCACCAGCTCATATCATGAGGTTGTTAGAGATTATTCCCAGCCAATACTCTTCCCCTACTACTATTGCCACAGTTATGAATTtatcaaaaaagattaaaaaaattggagTAGTTGTAGGTAACTGTAAGGGATTTGTTGGCAATCGAATGTTAAAGCATTATTACAATCAGTCATATTTCTTGTTAGAAGAAGGCAGTAAGCCAGAAGAGATAGACCAGGTGCTAGAAGAGTTTGGTTTCAAATTAGGACCTTTTAGAGTGTCAGATCTTTCTGGATTGGATGTGGGTTGGAAATGTCGACAAGGGCAAGGCCTTACTGGTCCTACGTTGCCTCCAGTAACTCCTGCCCGAAAGCGGGGCAATGAGAGATATTGCCCAATTCCCGATATGCTCTGTGAATTAGGACGATTTGGCCAGAAGACAGGTAAGGGTTGGTACCAATATGATAAGCCATTGGGTAGGATTCACAAACCTGATCCCTGgctttctgaatttctgtcaCAGTACAGAGAAACCTATCACATTGAACCACGCATCATTAGCCAGGATGAGATCCTTGAGCGCTGCTTATATTCACTCATCAATGAAGCATTCCGTATCTTGGGAGAAGGGATAGCTGCTACTCCAGAGCACATTGATGTTGTCTATTTACATGGGTATGGATGGCCAAGGCACATGGGTGGGCCCATGTTCTATGCCTCCACAGTTGGGTTGCCGACGGTG is a window encoding:
- the EHHADH gene encoding peroxisomal bifunctional enzyme, which produces MAEYTRPRNWLALIRLRNPPVNAISTSVLHGIKEGLQKAITDHTVKAIVICGADGKFSAGADIHGFTAPRKPAIVLGHVVDEIQRNEKPVVAAIQGMALGGGLELALGSHYRIAHAEAQIGFPEVRLGLLPGARGTQLLPRLIGVPAALDLITSGRHILADEALKLGILDEIVNSDPVEEAIKFAERISGQSLESRRLCNKPIQSLPNMDEIFSEALLKMRKQHPGCLSQETCVRAVQAAVQYPYEVGIKKEEELFMYLQKSGQAQALQYAFFAERKANKWSAPSGASWKTASARPISSVGVVGLGTMGRGIVISFAKAKIPVIAVELDKKQLETADGIITSALEKETCKMQHSSHHWSGPKPRLTTSMKELGGVDLVIEAVFEEINLKKQVFAELSAVCKPETFLCTNTSALDIDEIASSTDRPHLVIGTHFFSPAHIMRLLEIIPSQYSSPTTIATVMNLSKKIKKIGVVVGNCKGFVGNRMLKHYYNQSYFLLEEGSKPEEIDQVLEEFGFKLGPFRVSDLSGLDVGWKCRQGQGLTGPTLPPVTPARKRGNERYCPIPDMLCELGRFGQKTGKGWYQYDKPLGRIHKPDPWLSEFLSQYRETYHIEPRIISQDEILERCLYSLINEAFRILGEGIAATPEHIDVVYLHGYGWPRHMGGPMFYASTVGLPTVLEKLQKYYRQNLDIPQLEPCDYLKKLASLGNPPLKEWQSLAGPPSSKL